The following are encoded together in the Candidatus Omnitrophota bacterium genome:
- a CDS encoding electron-transfer flavoprotein:ubiquinone oxidoreductase, which yields MKNPVIETDILIIGGGPAGLSTAIHLADLVKKHNESAENEKSVPAKLSPRILLLEKANAMGNHTLSGAVINPVGLRELLPDIQEKDIPFETPVLKEDVQFFTKNKSFALPFHPPYMGNKGNYIASLGKIVRWLSEIAEKKGIQVFSGFNGHEILYENGKVSGVRTGASGIDAHGTPMENYQPATDIRAKITIFAEGTRGSLTKTLIKKFDLDKDRNPQVYSLGVKEIWEIPEGVLPVGYIAHTLGFPLKFDQFGGGFIYALSKNLVAIGLVVGLDSKDTTFDTHHAFQVYKKHPFVSKLIEKGKLLRYGAKTIPEGGFFSMPKLYHDNALIVGDSAGFLAMPSLKGIHLAIQSGMMAAKTAFEAVKKNDTSSRQLSLYEELFKKSQSFKELYVVRNFRQAFKTNLFLGMLQFGTQILTGGRGLSFSGRLKIEEDYKHYQPVKEFKGKTFLERNKEALIFDKKLTFDKETDIFFSGTKHDEEQPSHIVVPSAKSCETCIEDFHAPCQRYCPAQVFEISADAKTGKKGLKLHSSNCVHCKTCDIVDPMCNVTWTTPYGGDGPEYENM from the coding sequence ATGAAAAATCCTGTTATTGAAACTGATATTTTGATCATTGGCGGCGGGCCTGCCGGATTGTCTACGGCTATTCACCTCGCTGATCTTGTTAAAAAGCATAATGAATCCGCGGAAAACGAAAAGTCCGTCCCAGCCAAGCTTTCTCCTCGTATTCTTCTCTTAGAAAAAGCCAATGCTATGGGAAATCACACCCTTTCGGGGGCTGTCATTAACCCCGTTGGGCTTCGCGAGCTTTTGCCGGACATTCAAGAAAAAGACATCCCGTTTGAAACCCCGGTCCTTAAAGAAGACGTTCAATTTTTTACAAAAAATAAGTCTTTTGCCCTGCCTTTTCACCCGCCTTATATGGGAAATAAGGGAAACTATATTGCTTCTTTAGGAAAAATCGTACGCTGGCTTTCTGAGATCGCTGAGAAAAAAGGTATTCAGGTCTTCTCCGGTTTTAACGGACATGAAATTCTTTATGAAAATGGCAAAGTGTCCGGTGTGCGCACCGGAGCTTCCGGTATCGATGCTCACGGAACGCCAATGGAAAATTACCAGCCCGCTACGGATATTCGGGCTAAGATTACCATTTTCGCCGAAGGCACGCGCGGAAGCTTAACAAAAACACTAATTAAGAAATTTGACTTAGATAAAGATCGCAATCCGCAAGTTTATTCTTTAGGTGTCAAAGAAATCTGGGAGATCCCGGAAGGAGTACTTCCCGTAGGTTACATCGCTCACACGCTCGGTTTCCCGTTAAAATTTGATCAATTCGGCGGCGGTTTTATTTACGCTTTAAGCAAAAACCTTGTGGCCATCGGCTTAGTGGTCGGGCTCGATTCTAAAGACACTACCTTTGACACACACCACGCTTTTCAGGTTTACAAAAAACATCCATTTGTTTCCAAGCTTATAGAAAAAGGAAAGCTTTTACGTTACGGCGCTAAAACAATTCCCGAAGGCGGATTTTTCTCCATGCCGAAGCTTTATCATGACAATGCCCTGATCGTCGGAGATTCGGCCGGCTTTCTGGCTATGCCGAGCTTAAAAGGAATTCATTTAGCCATTCAATCCGGAATGATGGCGGCCAAAACCGCTTTTGAGGCCGTCAAGAAAAACGATACCTCTTCCCGGCAACTAAGCCTTTACGAAGAATTATTCAAAAAAAGCCAGTCCTTTAAAGAGCTTTATGTGGTGAGAAATTTCCGCCAAGCCTTCAAAACTAATTTATTTTTAGGAATGTTGCAATTTGGAACACAGATTCTAACCGGCGGACGCGGGCTATCGTTTAGCGGACGGCTAAAAATAGAAGAAGATTACAAACATTATCAGCCGGTTAAAGAATTTAAGGGAAAAACATTCTTAGAGAGAAATAAAGAGGCTCTGATCTTTGATAAAAAACTGACCTTTGATAAGGAAACAGATATCTTTTTTTCTGGCACAAAACACGACGAAGAACAACCCAGCCACATCGTTGTTCCCAGCGCCAAAAGCTGCGAAACATGTATTGAGGATTTTCACGCTCCCTGCCAGCGATATTGTCCCGCGCAGGTTTTTGAAATTTCCGCCGACGCTAAAACAGGAAAAAAAGGATTAAAACTTCACTCATCAAATTGCGTGCATTGTAAAACGTGCGATATTGTAGACCCAATGTGCAATGTTACCTGGACAACGCCCTATGGCGGCGATGGCCCAGAATACGAAAATATGTGA